A section of the Methanocaldococcus sp. FS406-22 genome encodes:
- a CDS encoding ATP-binding protein yields MVEINLRELKKYANPFFLTIRKDKILVNNKRMARLSRTKMDKIEEEFGIPVVYSKTYEYVSTKVGRFINKHKIIAPRDVVIVGLSGGKDSLLLLHLLEVYRRKYGIKLIAVTVDVNIGGIRPWSEDKEGVKLIKHHCEMLDVPHLILKNDLDVVELSEILTKNSKGMEFSPCFSCSVIKRHLLGKLAKEIAEEENIPYEKVKLAYGHNLDDNSDTILANIFKGERLKFMRPLTRFKYNEVDYQSFKIPLEECIIIRPMLPVLERDIIKALEECGIEYYKDKDMCPYSRDRGDSVRRRCHEILEKLEEEIPNIREMVVSSALKTVEYYSKNPYDLEE; encoded by the coding sequence ATGGTAGAGATTAATTTAAGAGAATTGAAGAAATATGCAAATCCATTCTTTTTAACAATAAGAAAGGATAAGATTTTAGTTAATAACAAGAGAATGGCAAGATTATCAAGAACAAAGATGGATAAAATTGAAGAAGAGTTTGGAATTCCAGTAGTGTATTCAAAAACTTATGAATATGTATCAACAAAGGTTGGGAGGTTTATTAATAAGCATAAAATCATAGCTCCGAGGGATGTTGTTATAGTTGGATTGAGTGGAGGAAAGGATAGCTTGTTGTTGTTGCATTTATTAGAGGTTTATAGAAGAAAATATGGGATAAAATTGATAGCTGTCACTGTAGATGTGAATATTGGAGGAATTAGACCTTGGAGTGAGGATAAAGAGGGAGTTAAATTAATAAAACACCACTGTGAGATGTTGGATGTTCCTCACTTAATATTAAAAAATGATTTGGATGTTGTTGAATTATCTGAAATATTAACAAAAAATTCCAAAGGAATGGAGTTTTCTCCATGTTTCTCTTGCTCTGTAATTAAAAGGCATTTATTGGGGAAATTAGCTAAGGAAATTGCTGAGGAGGAAAATATTCCTTATGAAAAGGTTAAATTAGCTTATGGACATAATTTAGATGATAATTCAGACACAATCTTAGCAAACATCTTTAAAGGAGAGAGATTAAAGTTTATGAGGCCATTAACGAGGTTTAAATACAACGAGGTTGATTATCAGAGCTTTAAAATTCCGTTGGAGGAGTGTATAATCATTAGACCTATGCTTCCAGTATTGGAGAGGGATATAATAAAAGCCCTTGAGGAGTGTGGAATAGAATATTATAAAGATAAGGATATGTGTCCATACAGTAGAGATAGAGGAGATAGTGTAAGGAGGAGATGCCACGAAATTTTAGAGAAGTTGGAGGAGGAGATTCCAAATATTAGGGAGATGGTAGTTAGTTCTGCTTTAAAAACAGTTGAGTATTATAGCAAAAATCCTTATGATTTAGAAGAATGA
- a CDS encoding TIGR00288 family NYN domain-containing protein yields the protein MWKKLESLTSKIYEKAWKRKGEHRIALLIDGPNMLRKEFNIDLDKIREVLSEFGDIVIGRVYLNQYASDKLIEAVINQGFEPKISAGDVDVEMAVDATELVFNPNIDTIAYVTRDADFLPAIRKAKERGKKVIVIGAEPGFSTALQNIADYVIKIGEEFQLDREKLEKKKKNKFLKVEEKQKDKEEDKEKGNEKEKINVFQN from the coding sequence ATGTGGAAGAAATTAGAAAGCTTAACCAGCAAAATTTATGAAAAAGCATGGAAAAGGAAAGGAGAGCATAGAATTGCATTGTTAATTGACGGCCCAAACATGCTTAGAAAAGAATTTAACATTGATTTAGATAAAATTAGGGAGGTTCTAAGTGAATTTGGTGACATTGTTATTGGTAGGGTCTATCTAAACCAGTATGCATCAGATAAATTAATAGAGGCAGTTATAAATCAAGGTTTTGAACCAAAGATATCTGCTGGAGATGTAGATGTTGAAATGGCTGTAGATGCCACTGAGCTCGTTTTTAATCCAAACATTGACACTATTGCCTATGTAACGAGGGATGCCGACTTTCTTCCAGCAATTAGAAAGGCAAAAGAGAGAGGAAAAAAAGTTATAGTCATAGGAGCTGAACCAGGTTTTTCTACAGCTTTACAGAATATTGCCGATTATGTAATTAAAATTGGAGAGGAATTTCAATTAGATAGAGAAAAACTAGAGAAAAAGAAGAAAAACAAATTTTTAAAGGTTGAAGAAAAGCAGAAAGATAAAGAAGAAGATAAAGAAAAAGGTAACGAAAAGGAAAAAATTAATGTCTTTCAAAATTAA
- the cobQ gene encoding cobyric acid synthase CobQ, giving the protein MAEFIMVVGTSSNSGKTTITAGLCRILANKGYKVAPFKSQNMSLNSRVAKEDGEIAIAQYTQSLACRVEPSVHFNPILLKPKGNFISQVIVHGRPYKDMNYNEYRKNKDFFLQKIKESLEILDKEYDYVVMEGAGSCCEINLLKDDIANLRIAEMVNAKAILVADIDRGGVFASIYGTIKLLPENWRKLIKGIVINKFRGNADVLKEGIEKIEELTGIPVLGIVPYDENLVLPEEDSQVLQSMRSFGNAKSGVEVNVVRFSKISNFTDLDPLRYDAFIKFIDFDDDITGDILVLPGTRSSTKEAYYLKQHNFDEKVLEFLKDGGIVIGICGGYQVLGKELIDKEKKESDVGDIEGLKIFDAKTYFGNDKVVKNSYGCLEINNKIFNVKGYEIHEGITYSKEKPLIKIERGFGNCGNGFDGSIKKFSDGLAIGTYFHGIFENYEFRNYIINLIRKRKGLNEIEGDSYKDSIEKSLNYFAEVVERNVNLEPFGI; this is encoded by the coding sequence ATGGCAGAGTTTATAATGGTTGTTGGAACATCATCAAACAGTGGGAAAACAACAATAACTGCTGGATTATGTAGAATTTTAGCAAATAAGGGCTATAAAGTAGCCCCATTCAAATCTCAAAATATGAGTTTGAATTCAAGGGTTGCAAAGGAAGATGGAGAGATAGCTATAGCCCAATACACTCAAAGCTTAGCTTGCAGGGTAGAGCCATCAGTGCATTTTAACCCAATTTTATTGAAGCCAAAAGGTAATTTCATCTCTCAAGTTATAGTCCATGGAAGGCCATACAAGGATATGAACTACAATGAATATAGAAAGAATAAAGATTTCTTTTTACAAAAAATTAAAGAGAGTTTGGAGATTTTGGATAAAGAGTATGATTATGTTGTTATGGAAGGAGCTGGGAGTTGTTGTGAGATAAATTTATTGAAGGATGATATAGCAAATTTAAGGATAGCTGAAATGGTTAATGCAAAAGCCATCTTAGTTGCAGATATTGATAGAGGGGGAGTTTTTGCCTCAATATATGGAACTATAAAGCTTCTTCCTGAAAATTGGAGGAAGCTTATTAAAGGAATTGTGATAAATAAATTTAGAGGAAATGCAGATGTTTTAAAAGAAGGGATTGAAAAAATTGAAGAGCTAACGGGAATTCCAGTTTTGGGCATAGTTCCTTATGATGAAAATCTTGTTCTACCAGAAGAGGATAGTCAAGTTTTGCAGAGCATGAGAAGTTTTGGAAATGCAAAAAGTGGAGTTGAGGTTAATGTAGTTAGGTTTTCAAAGATATCAAATTTTACTGACTTAGACCCATTAAGATACGATGCATTTATAAAGTTTATTGACTTTGATGATGACATAACAGGAGATATCTTAGTGCTTCCAGGGACAAGGAGTTCAACAAAAGAGGCATATTATTTAAAACAACATAACTTTGATGAAAAAGTTTTGGAGTTTTTGAAAGATGGGGGAATTGTTATTGGTATCTGTGGAGGTTATCAAGTTTTGGGGAAAGAGTTGATTGATAAAGAGAAGAAAGAATCAGATGTTGGAGATATTGAGGGCTTAAAAATCTTTGATGCAAAAACATACTTTGGAAATGATAAGGTAGTTAAAAACTCTTATGGATGCTTAGAAATAAATAACAAGATATTTAATGTTAAGGGCTATGAGATACACGAGGGAATAACGTATTCAAAAGAAAAACCACTTATAAAAATTGAGAGGGGCTTTGGAAACTGCGGAAATGGATTTGATGGCTCTATTAAGAAATTTAGTGATGGATTAGCTATAGGAACTTATTTCCATGGAATATTTGAAAATTATGAGTTTAGAAATTACATTATTAATTTAATTAGAAAAAGGAAAGGTTTAAATGAGATTGAGGGAGATTCATATAAAGATAGTATAGAAAAAAGTTTAAACTACTTTGCTGAAGTTGTAGAGAGAAATGTTAATTTAGAGCCGTTTGGTATTTAA
- the dph2 gene encoding diphthamide biosynthesis enzyme Dph2: MFDLETERVIKEIENLNKNNPKVVFQAPEGLKLSVEKEIEKIKQYFKQKNIDVEIYLWGNTCFGACDLIDSHVKNLNVDLIIHYGHEKLSYANPEIKTLFIPAYHVFDKDEEEKILDNIKNFIEKHENEGKKVAIATTIQYKKLLKDFNPSIILGCRGEIKEGDIILFVGTGRFHPLMLTYKYQREVFIYNPISKCFDKISKEEINKFIKKRILAISKLMLNRPKKVGVVLSTKKGQYRKKVFDEITKLLEKNNIYYLPILADTISPDILFYDVDCYIIVACPRIVLDDYILYKKPIYTPEEFKLFLKNSFKYKFDEIKEEDF; this comes from the coding sequence TTGTTTGACTTAGAAACTGAAAGGGTTATAAAAGAGATTGAAAATCTAAACAAAAACAATCCAAAAGTAGTTTTTCAAGCTCCAGAAGGTTTAAAATTATCTGTTGAGAAGGAAATTGAAAAAATTAAGCAATACTTTAAACAAAAAAATATAGATGTTGAGATATACTTATGGGGAAATACCTGTTTTGGGGCTTGTGATTTAATAGACAGTCATGTTAAAAACTTAAATGTTGATTTAATCATCCACTATGGACATGAAAAACTTAGTTATGCAAATCCAGAGATTAAAACTCTCTTTATTCCAGCATATCACGTATTTGATAAAGATGAAGAGGAGAAAATTTTAGATAATATAAAAAACTTTATAGAAAAACATGAAAATGAAGGAAAAAAAGTTGCTATAGCAACAACCATCCAATATAAAAAACTTTTAAAGGATTTCAATCCAAGTATAATTTTAGGTTGTAGAGGAGAGATTAAAGAGGGAGATATAATTTTATTTGTTGGAACTGGGAGATTCCATCCTTTAATGCTTACCTACAAATATCAAAGAGAGGTTTTTATATACAACCCAATCTCTAAATGCTTTGATAAGATATCCAAAGAAGAAATTAATAAGTTTATAAAGAAGAGAATTTTAGCTATATCTAAATTAATGCTAAACAGACCAAAAAAGGTTGGAGTTGTTTTATCAACAAAAAAGGGACAGTATAGAAAAAAGGTTTTTGATGAAATTACAAAATTATTAGAAAAAAATAATATCTACTATCTCCCAATATTAGCCGATACTATATCCCCAGATATCTTATTTTATGATGTTGATTGCTATATCATAGTTGCATGCCCAAGGATTGTATTGGATGACTATATACTATATAAAAAACCGATTTACACTCCAGAAGAATTTAAACTTTTCTTGAAAAATAGTTTTAAATATAAGTTTGATGAAATTAAAGAAGAGGATTTTTAA
- a CDS encoding DUF3236 domain-containing protein: protein MEEIIKNAFIESINNVRRGDKEEELKKIQEKIINAKKIVVATNNQKKFKVIRDIILRVCNAEIKMLDIDTRFADLTRMPAITKGLLALDIEKADLYIARGRLGVPGSGSMLVILDEKGRILTASLSPSSVVHKEDIEKRIEKEMIEALGRVGIKL, encoded by the coding sequence ATGGAAGAAATTATTAAAAATGCCTTTATTGAATCAATTAACAATGTTAGAAGAGGAGATAAAGAAGAGGAATTGAAAAAAATTCAAGAAAAAATAATCAATGCAAAAAAAATTGTTGTTGCCACAAACAATCAAAAGAAATTTAAAGTAATAAGAGATATTATTTTAAGGGTTTGTAATGCAGAAATAAAAATGCTCGATATAGATACGAGGTTTGCTGATTTGACAAGAATGCCAGCTATAACCAAAGGATTATTAGCTCTGGATATTGAAAAAGCCGACTTATATATTGCGAGGGGAAGATTGGGAGTTCCAGGCTCTGGTTCAATGCTCGTGATATTGGATGAGAAGGGGAGGATTTTAACTGCCTCTCTGTCGCCTTCATCAGTTGTTCATAAAGAAGATATAGAAAAAAGAATAGAAAAGGAAATGATTGAGGCATTAGGTAGAGTAGGGATAAAACTATAA
- a CDS encoding phenylalanine--tRNA ligase subunit alpha: MELHIDEKRLLKIFQDNNREEFDLNELEKFMPKEKILRVSLWLKGKGLVETEENVKKVVKLIKEEEFPERRIANYLKQHNIKEIEIKNLKDILPKEEINAALGAIKRKGIAKIEKGKIIFDNLDYKDVEEELLQKLKENKYLSNFSEEEKKVIEILKKRGYVDFDEEKEIKIKLTDKGKELLKEPIEIEEEITQLTRDIIITGKWKKAYIRPYDVRVPTKPIYPAKIHPLTRIIREVKEILLAMGFKEVKSPIVETEFWNFDMLFEPQDHPAREMQDTFFLKYPTEGDIPEDLVDKVREVHERCWKYKFDENISRRLILRTHTTASSIRYLASLSEEEKNKPHKVFCIDRVFRNEAIDYKHLPEFYQCEGIIMDDNVNFNNLIGVLKEFLNRLGFEKVRFRPAYFPFTEPSLEAEVYLEGKGWLEILGAGIFRPEVLEPIGIEKPVLAWGIGFSRLAMLRYGLTDIRDLHKNDLDWLKRV, encoded by the coding sequence ATGGAACTGCACATAGATGAGAAAAGACTGTTGAAGATTTTTCAAGATAATAATAGAGAGGAATTTGATTTAAATGAATTAGAGAAATTTATGCCAAAAGAAAAAATTTTGAGAGTTTCTTTATGGTTAAAAGGGAAAGGATTGGTAGAAACAGAGGAGAACGTAAAAAAGGTGGTAAAACTCATTAAAGAAGAAGAGTTTCCAGAGAGAAGGATAGCAAACTATTTAAAACAACACAATATAAAAGAAATTGAGATTAAAAACTTAAAGGATATCTTACCAAAAGAGGAGATTAATGCTGCCTTAGGTGCTATAAAAAGAAAAGGAATAGCTAAAATAGAAAAAGGAAAAATTATTTTCGATAATTTGGATTACAAGGATGTTGAAGAAGAATTATTGCAAAAACTCAAAGAAAATAAATACCTTAGTAACTTTAGTGAAGAAGAAAAAAAGGTTATTGAAATTTTAAAAAAGAGAGGGTATGTGGATTTTGATGAGGAGAAAGAGATAAAGATAAAACTAACAGATAAAGGGAAAGAATTATTAAAAGAACCAATTGAAATAGAGGAGGAAATAACTCAATTAACAAGAGACATCATAATAACCGGAAAGTGGAAAAAAGCTTATATAAGACCTTACGATGTAAGAGTTCCTACAAAGCCAATATATCCAGCTAAAATCCACCCATTAACAAGAATTATTAGAGAGGTTAAAGAGATTTTATTAGCTATGGGATTTAAAGAGGTTAAAAGCCCAATTGTAGAGACAGAGTTTTGGAACTTTGATATGCTCTTTGAGCCACAAGACCATCCAGCAAGGGAGATGCAAGATACCTTCTTTTTAAAGTATCCAACTGAAGGAGACATTCCAGAAGATTTGGTAGATAAGGTTAGAGAAGTCCATGAAAGATGCTGGAAATACAAATTTGATGAAAATATCTCAAGAAGATTAATTTTAAGAACCCATACAACTGCATCGTCTATAAGATATTTAGCCTCACTATCAGAGGAAGAAAAAAACAAGCCGCATAAAGTATTTTGCATTGATAGGGTTTTTAGGAATGAAGCAATTGATTATAAGCATCTGCCAGAGTTTTATCAGTGTGAAGGAATTATAATGGATGATAATGTTAATTTCAACAACTTAATTGGAGTATTAAAAGAATTCTTAAATAGGTTAGGATTTGAAAAGGTTAGATTTAGACCAGCTTATTTCCCATTCACTGAACCATCCTTAGAGGCAGAGGTTTATTTAGAAGGTAAGGGATGGTTAGAAATCTTAGGGGCTGGAATATTTAGACCTGAAGTTTTAGAGCCAATAGGTATTGAAAAGCCTGTCTTAGCATGGGGTATTGGATTTAGTAGATTAGCAATGCTTAGATATGGATTGACAGACATTAGAGATTTACATAAAAATGATTTAGATTGGCTTAAGAGGGTTTAA
- a CDS encoding TIGR01212 family radical SAM protein (This family includes YhcC from E. coli K-12, an uncharacterized radical SAM protein.), producing the protein MLNDEDIKIIDEIYKEGYLFAQYGIYVKKKFKQKVFKIPVDAGFGCPHKKNGGCIFCPEMGRPISVKYCRANIPLKEQIEKQMENQRKKGFKKFYIYFYPGTNTYAPAEKLKEIWDFSLSYEDVIGLSIGTRPDCLEKEKLDILAEYVERGYDIWIDLGIQSMHQKTLEILNRGHNVSDTIKAIKDCHKRGIKVCGHIILGLPGETWKEMIETAKILSLLDIEAVKIYPLVVVKDTKLEEMYWKGEYRTLDEKQYINLVCDFLEHLSPYVLIQRVSKDKVPENIKVSPEWYLGRLKIMNRVSEILKKRGTKQGARFFK; encoded by the coding sequence ATGCTTAATGATGAAGACATTAAAATAATTGATGAAATTTATAAGGAAGGTTATTTATTTGCTCAATATGGAATATACGTAAAGAAAAAATTTAAACAGAAAGTTTTTAAAATCCCTGTTGATGCTGGTTTTGGCTGTCCTCATAAAAAAAATGGTGGTTGTATCTTTTGCCCAGAAATGGGAAGACCGATATCTGTTAAATACTGCAGAGCTAACATTCCACTAAAAGAACAGATTGAAAAACAGATGGAAAATCAAAGAAAAAAAGGATTTAAAAAATTTTACATCTATTTTTATCCTGGAACCAATACCTATGCTCCAGCAGAGAAATTAAAAGAAATTTGGGATTTTTCTCTATCTTATGAAGATGTCATTGGTTTATCGATAGGAACAAGACCAGATTGCTTAGAAAAAGAAAAACTTGATATATTGGCTGAATATGTTGAGAGGGGCTATGATATTTGGATTGATTTAGGAATTCAAAGTATGCATCAAAAAACACTTGAAATTTTAAATAGAGGGCATAATGTTTCAGATACTATAAAAGCAATAAAGGACTGTCATAAAAGGGGAATAAAAGTTTGTGGGCATATAATCTTAGGATTACCCGGAGAAACATGGAAAGAGATGATAGAAACTGCAAAGATTTTATCTTTATTGGATATTGAAGCAGTTAAAATCTACCCCTTAGTTGTTGTTAAAGATACAAAATTAGAGGAGATGTATTGGAAGGGAGAATACAGAACGTTAGATGAAAAACAATATATAAACTTAGTTTGTGATTTTTTAGAGCATCTATCTCCCTATGTGCTAATTCAAAGAGTATCTAAAGACAAAGTTCCAGAAAACATTAAGGTATCTCCAGAATGGTATCTTGGTAGGTTGAAGATTATGAACAGAGTGAGTGAGATATTGAAAAAAAGAGGAACTAAACAGGGAGCAAGGTTTTTTAAATAA